In Nocardia sp. NBC_00403, the DNA window AGGAACTGGGCAAGGGCGCGATCATCCTGGTGAACCTGTCGGGTCGTGGCGACAAGGACATGGACACCGCGGCGACATGGTTCGGGCTCTTCGACGAACCCGGCGCCGACAAGGAGAGCGTCGAATGAGTCAGCAGTCCCGCCTCGCCAACACTTTCGCCGCCTGCCGCGCCGAGAACCGCGCCGCGCTGGTCGGCTATCTGCCCGCGGGTTATCCGGACCTCGCAGGATCCATCGAGGTCGTCCGTGCCATGGTCGAATCCGGTTGCGACATTGTCGAAGTCGGCGTCGCGTACTCCGACCCGGTGATGGACGGGCCGACCATCCAGGCCGCCGCCGAGCAGGCGCTGCGCGGCGGAGTCCGGGTGCGCGACGTGTTCTCGGTGGTCGAGGCGATCACCGCGGCGGGCGGCAAGGCCGTCGTGATGAGCTACTGGAACCCGGTGCTGCAGTACGGGGTCGAGAAGTTCGCGCGCGATCTGGCCACGGCGGGCGGGGCAGGCATCATCACCCCGAACCTGATCCCGGACGAGGCCGACGACTGGTTCGTCGCCTCGGCCGCGCACGACCTGGATCGGATTTTCCTGGTCGCGCCGTCCTCCACCGAGGAACGCCTGGTGAAGACGCTGGAAGCGAGCCGAGGGTTCATCTACGCGGCGTCGACCATGGGTGTCACCGGTGCCCGCGATGTGGTGTCTTCCGCGGCACCCGCACTGTGTGCGCGGATTCGGACCCATTCCGATATCCCGATCGGCGTCGGTCTCGGCGTGCGCTCGGGTGCGCAAGCGGCCGAAATCGCTTCGTACGCAGACGGTGTCATTGTCGGCTCAGCGCTGGTGAGCGCCGCCGCCGAGGGGCTGGACGCGGTGCGCGCGCTGACCGAGGAACTGGCCGAGGGCGTCCGGTCCGCGACCGTCGCTTCCTGACACACTGCATCGGGCCGCTCGACCGGCCGCTGCCGCACCGCCACGAGTGAGCCGTGCCGCTCGTGAGCTTCGCTGCAGCACCGACAGTTCGGTGCTGAAGTCAGCGCCCGGTGTCCGATCGGACAAGCAGCGCTGAACCGCCTGGCTCGCGCCATCGTATGAACAAGCATGAGCGCACCGAAGCGGTCGCCTTCGCCGCGACCTGTGGTGGCGAGCCTGCTCGTATTCTTTGTTCTCGCACCTTGTGTCGCGGCGCTGACCCGGGCCGAGCCGGTCGTTGTCGAAGCGCTGTCGGCCATCGGGGCCGGGTTGCTGAGCCTCGGCGTCGGCGCCGCGGTGTGGTGGTGGCAACGTCGCACATAACGCTCCGCTACGGTTGGCCCCGTGACCTTACGAGTCCTCGCAGACAGCGTCCTGAGCAATGGTGGCGTCACCGCTGATGTGTTGGCCTACATCCCCAGTCCCGCGCAGGGTGTGTGGCAGATCGGGCCGTTTCCGCTCCGGGCCTACGCCCTGTGCATCATCCTCGGCATCGTCGTCGCCATCTGGTGGGGCGAGCGGCGCTGGCGCGAACGGGGCGGGCAGCCCGGCGCGATCCTCGATGTCGCGATGTTCGCGGTGCCCTTCGGCCTCGTCGGCGGCAGGCTGTATCACGTGGCCACCGACTGGCAGAAGTACTTCGGCGCCGACGGCCATCCGATCGATGCGCTGAAGATCTATCAGGGCGGCCTCGGCATCTGGGGTGCGGTGTTCCTCGGCGGTGTCGGTGCGTGGATCGGCTGCCGGGTCTACCGAATCCCATTGCCCGCCTTGGGTGATGCGATCGCCCCCCCGGTCCTGCTCGCGCAGGCCATCGGCCGCCTCGGCAACTACTTCAACCAGGAACTGTACGGGCGCGAGACCGACCTGCCCTGGGGCCTGGAGATCTACCTGCGCTTCGACGACGACGGCAAGCTCGACCCGATGAACGGTGTCTCCACCGGCGTCGTCGACAAGGTCGTGCACCCCACGTTCCTCTACGAATTGCTGTGGAACCTGCTGATCGTGGTGCTGCTGGTGCAGATCGACAAACACTACCGAATCGGCCACGGCAGGCTGTTCGCGCTGTACGTTGCCGGCTACTGCGTCGGCCGCTTCTTCGTCGAGCTGATGCGCGCCGACGAGGCCACCAAGATCGCGGGCATCCGGATCAATTCGTTCACCTCGGCCCTGGTATTCCTGGCCGCCGTCGCCTATTTCGTCCTCGCGACGAAGGGCCGTGAGACCGCCGAGCAGCTGCAACCCAGCACCGGATCGCGCCCGTGGCCTTGGCAGATCGCCGCCCTGCGCGCTGCCGCAGCGGCGCAGGCGACGGCCGAGACCTCCGATGCCGCGTCGACAGACGAGAACGCGGCGCCGCAGCCGGACGCGGTGACCGACAAGGACACGGAATCGACCGAGGACACCGGCGGCGACAAGGATGCCGCGGCGATCACGGCAGACGATTCGGACAACGCCGTCGAGTTGGACAAGTCCGAGCAGACTGCGGAGCCCGAGCGGACAACCGATGCAGCGAAGGACATCCCGTCCACGGAATCCGCCGGCTGCGAGAAGTCCACCGAGCCGGATCGGTCCGCCGACCAGGAATCGCCCGCGGCGCCGACTACCAGCACTGCTGTGGAGCAGAAGGACACTGCCGCCGAGCAGAAGTAGCCCCCAATTCTGCGTGCACGGCAACATCGCGGGCACTGTCCGCGATATCTACCGAGACGAGCAACCTCGGTCGCCGGACTGCCGTGGCCGATTCGACAGGGCGACAAATC includes these proteins:
- the trpA gene encoding tryptophan synthase subunit alpha, translating into MSQQSRLANTFAACRAENRAALVGYLPAGYPDLAGSIEVVRAMVESGCDIVEVGVAYSDPVMDGPTIQAAAEQALRGGVRVRDVFSVVEAITAAGGKAVVMSYWNPVLQYGVEKFARDLATAGGAGIITPNLIPDEADDWFVASAAHDLDRIFLVAPSSTEERLVKTLEASRGFIYAASTMGVTGARDVVSSAAPALCARIRTHSDIPIGVGLGVRSGAQAAEIASYADGVIVGSALVSAAAEGLDAVRALTEELAEGVRSATVAS